One genomic region from Pseudoduganella lutea encodes:
- a CDS encoding LysE/ArgO family amino acid transporter has protein sequence MTTQVFLSGLGLGASLIMAIGAQNAHVLRMGVQRSHVALTVAACILVDIALIGAGVAGAGALIEGSPVLMAVARWGGAAFLLWYGLRSWRSMLATSRLDIACAAAPRTATAALASVLALSLLNPHVYLDTVVLLGSIGGRYPEAERTAFSAGAMTASLLWFSVLGFGAARFAGVLARPAAWKCIEGLTGAVMLALAASLVADGVAAL, from the coding sequence ATGACGACACAGGTATTCCTGAGTGGCTTGGGCCTGGGTGCCAGCCTGATCATGGCCATTGGTGCACAGAATGCCCATGTCCTGCGCATGGGCGTGCAGCGCAGCCATGTCGCGCTGACCGTGGCGGCGTGCATTCTCGTGGACATTGCGCTGATTGGCGCTGGCGTTGCGGGTGCAGGCGCGCTGATCGAAGGGTCACCGGTCTTGATGGCGGTGGCGCGCTGGGGCGGCGCGGCGTTCCTGCTGTGGTATGGCTTGCGCAGCTGGCGAAGCATGCTCGCGACGAGCAGGCTCGATATCGCCTGCGCCGCCGCGCCACGCACCGCCACCGCCGCACTGGCCAGCGTGCTGGCCCTGTCGCTGCTCAATCCGCATGTCTACCTGGACACCGTCGTGTTGCTGGGCTCGATCGGGGGCCGGTATCCGGAAGCGGAACGTACGGCGTTCTCGGCCGGCGCCATGACCGCGTCATTGCTGTGGTTCAGCGTACTGGGATTTGGCGCCGCCCGCTTTGCCGGCGTGCTGGCACGCCCGGCGGCATGGAAATGCATCGAGGGATTGACGGGTGCCGTGATGCTGGCGCTGGCCGCCAGCCTGGTGGCCGACGGCGTGGCTGCGCTGTGA
- the glmM gene encoding phosphoglucosamine mutase: MARKYFGTDGVRGLVGEAPITPDFVMRLGYAAGKVLARTATAGAARPTVLIGKDTRISGYMLEAALEAGLAAAGVDVMLAGPMPTPAIAYLTRALRLQAGVVISASHNPFQDNGIKFFSEQGTKLPDSVELAIEAQIDQPMACVAPEKLGRAKRLEDAQGRYIEFCKSTFPNELDLRGLKIVVDSAHGAAYNIAPHVFHELGAEVVSIGNKPDGFNINDGHGATAPKAMAAAVLAHDADLGIALDGDADRLIMCDANGRLYNGDELLYVMVMDRLATGEVKGAVGTLMTNMALEVAFKEKGIGFARAKVGDRYVLEVMKENGWILGGEGSGHLLALDKHTTGDGIVSALQVLSALKRSGQSLAQIAGQLELFPQTLINVRVPAGFDWQQNPAMVAEKELVERELGDTGRVLIRASGTEPLIRVMVEARDANLAQKCARRIADKVEVPQANAA, from the coding sequence ATGGCACGTAAATATTTTGGAACCGATGGGGTTCGCGGCCTGGTCGGCGAAGCGCCGATCACGCCGGATTTCGTGATGCGCCTCGGCTATGCCGCCGGCAAGGTGCTGGCGCGCACGGCAACGGCGGGCGCGGCCCGTCCCACCGTGCTGATCGGCAAAGACACGCGCATTTCCGGCTACATGCTGGAAGCGGCACTCGAAGCTGGCCTTGCCGCGGCTGGCGTGGACGTGATGCTGGCGGGCCCGATGCCCACGCCGGCAATCGCCTACCTGACGCGCGCACTGCGGCTGCAGGCCGGGGTCGTGATTTCGGCATCGCATAACCCGTTCCAGGATAACGGCATCAAGTTCTTCTCCGAGCAGGGCACCAAGCTGCCCGATTCCGTGGAACTGGCCATCGAGGCGCAGATCGACCAGCCGATGGCATGCGTGGCGCCGGAAAAACTGGGCCGCGCCAAGCGCCTGGAAGACGCGCAGGGCCGCTACATCGAGTTCTGCAAGAGCACGTTCCCGAACGAGCTGGACCTGCGTGGCCTGAAGATCGTCGTCGACAGCGCCCACGGCGCCGCCTACAACATCGCCCCGCACGTGTTCCACGAACTGGGCGCCGAAGTGGTGTCGATCGGTAACAAGCCGGACGGCTTCAACATCAACGACGGCCACGGTGCCACCGCGCCGAAGGCCATGGCCGCCGCCGTGCTGGCGCACGATGCCGACCTCGGCATTGCACTGGACGGCGATGCGGACCGCCTGATCATGTGCGACGCGAACGGCCGCCTGTATAACGGCGACGAACTGCTGTACGTGATGGTGATGGACCGACTGGCCACCGGCGAAGTGAAGGGCGCGGTCGGCACGCTGATGACGAACATGGCGCTGGAAGTCGCGTTCAAGGAAAAAGGCATCGGTTTCGCGCGCGCCAAGGTGGGCGATCGCTACGTGCTCGAGGTGATGAAGGAAAACGGCTGGATCCTGGGCGGCGAGGGCAGCGGCCACCTGCTGGCGCTGGACAAGCACACCACCGGCGATGGCATCGTTTCCGCGTTGCAGGTGCTGTCCGCACTGAAGCGCAGCGGCCAGTCGCTGGCCCAGATCGCCGGCCAGCTGGAACTGTTCCCGCAAACCTTGATCAACGTGCGCGTGCCTGCCGGCTTCGACTGGCAGCAGAACCCTGCCATGGTGGCCGAGAAGGAACTCGTGGAGCGCGAGCTGGGCGATACGGGCCGCGTGCTGATCCGCGCATCCGGCACCGAGCCCCTGATCCGGGTAATGGTCGAGGCGCGCGATGCGAACCTGGCGCAGAAATGCGCCCGCCGCATTGCCGACAAGGTCGAAGTGCCCCAGGCGAACGCCGCCTGA
- a CDS encoding zinc ribbon domain-containing protein yields the protein MSEIRFSSNYQDLSQSSGVDAGFQFEFYCERCNDRWRTHYKPYRSGQASGWIQKGASIFGGLLGNASTVVSGMAQAGWHGARDDAFKEAIADAKAHFNRCGNCHDYVCEPCFDTANGLCFNCAPNVQVAITKARAQGEVRSAADRAGTEGESRGTRHDVKQDMQLVCPQCRAETHGAKFCPECGYKMAQQVACTACSTLLQPGTKFCTECGHRQA from the coding sequence ATGTCGGAGATCCGGTTTTCCAGCAATTACCAGGACCTGAGCCAGTCGTCCGGCGTCGACGCCGGTTTTCAGTTTGAGTTCTATTGCGAACGCTGTAATGATCGCTGGCGCACGCATTACAAGCCATACCGCAGCGGCCAGGCGTCCGGCTGGATCCAGAAGGGTGCGAGCATTTTCGGCGGCCTGCTGGGCAATGCCAGCACGGTCGTGAGCGGCATGGCGCAGGCCGGCTGGCACGGCGCCCGCGACGACGCATTCAAGGAAGCCATTGCAGACGCGAAGGCGCATTTCAACCGCTGCGGCAATTGCCACGACTATGTGTGCGAGCCTTGTTTCGACACGGCCAACGGCCTGTGCTTCAATTGCGCGCCGAACGTGCAGGTGGCCATCACGAAGGCACGTGCCCAGGGCGAAGTGCGCAGCGCGGCCGACAGGGCGGGCACGGAAGGCGAGAGCCGCGGCACCCGCCATGACGTCAAGCAGGACATGCAGCTCGTCTGTCCGCAGTGCCGGGCCGAAACGCACGGCGCCAAGTTCTGCCCCGAGTGCGGCTACAAGATGGCGCAGCAGGTGGCCTGCACCGCGTGCTCCACACTGCTGCAGCCAGGCACGAAGTTCTGCACCGAGTGCGGCCACCGCCAGGCGTGA
- a CDS encoding FxDxF family PEP-CTERM protein: MKKALFKQVAGSLLLTAGLLASGAASAQTTLTFNADGNADFTAAHAWSADTNIDTYLFDVDMTSWATGTAVVGRTVINGARVENYAITDIQFFWEDAGGTRMDLETVFDTTGGIVFYPVDPLNAGAYGFTVTGNTLAANTGGIYTGTLNLAPVPEPTVFAMLGVGIGLLAFTARRKTDTKLG; this comes from the coding sequence ATGAAGAAAGCTTTGTTCAAACAGGTGGCAGGTTCCCTGCTGCTCACCGCAGGTCTGCTTGCCTCTGGCGCTGCGTCCGCTCAAACCACCCTCACCTTCAATGCCGACGGCAATGCCGATTTCACCGCCGCGCATGCATGGTCCGCCGATACGAATATCGACACCTACCTGTTCGACGTGGACATGACGTCGTGGGCTACCGGCACCGCTGTTGTCGGGCGCACGGTGATCAACGGCGCCCGCGTGGAAAACTATGCGATCACCGACATCCAGTTCTTCTGGGAAGATGCCGGAGGCACGCGCATGGACCTCGAGACCGTGTTCGACACCACCGGCGGGATCGTCTTCTATCCGGTCGACCCGCTGAATGCCGGCGCCTACGGCTTCACGGTAACGGGCAACACACTGGCCGCCAATACGGGCGGCATCTATACCGGCACGCTGAATCTGGCTCCGGTACCTGAACCCACCGTCTTTGCCATGCTTGGTGTCGGCATCGGCCTGCTGGCCTTCACGGCGCGCCGCAAGACCGACACCAAACTCGGCTGA
- a CDS encoding LysR family transcriptional regulator ArgP — MDTRHCEAFMAAAETGSFEQAASQLHITPSAVSQRIAALETSLGAPLLIRSRPCRTTATGQRLLVYLRRSRLMEDEFLAGLRDEASTSLRIPIAVNNDTLATWLLPGIAGFLQREHVTLDIVLDEQNYTYALLEKGVAVAGVSSEPGAMRGCVVQPLGTIRYRMMAAPAFVARWFPQGFKRASAQRAPVAVFSRKDRLQADFIQAELGLMPGAYPVHYVPASGAFLDAVKLGLGYGMLPSQQIGGSEAAGELVDLAPGKTTDVPLFWHAWRVQSPALERLGQAVVAAARAALHQP, encoded by the coding sequence GTGGACACACGACATTGCGAAGCGTTCATGGCCGCGGCGGAGACCGGCAGTTTCGAGCAGGCAGCCAGCCAGTTGCACATCACCCCATCGGCGGTATCGCAGCGCATTGCCGCACTCGAGACGTCGCTCGGCGCGCCATTGCTGATCCGCAGCCGGCCATGCCGCACCACGGCGACGGGGCAGCGCCTGCTGGTATACCTGCGCCGCAGCCGGCTGATGGAGGATGAGTTTCTGGCCGGACTGCGCGACGAGGCCAGCACGTCGCTGCGCATCCCCATCGCCGTCAACAATGATACGCTGGCAACGTGGCTGTTGCCGGGCATTGCCGGGTTCCTGCAGCGCGAGCACGTCACGCTCGATATCGTTCTGGACGAACAGAATTACACGTATGCGCTGCTGGAGAAGGGTGTGGCGGTGGCGGGTGTGTCGAGCGAACCAGGGGCGATGCGGGGGTGTGTCGTGCAGCCCCTTGGCACGATACGTTACCGGATGATGGCCGCGCCGGCCTTCGTCGCCCGCTGGTTTCCCCAAGGGTTCAAGCGCGCTTCCGCCCAGCGCGCGCCGGTCGCGGTGTTTTCCCGCAAGGACCGCTTGCAGGCCGATTTCATCCAGGCGGAACTGGGGCTGATGCCTGGCGCTTACCCGGTGCATTACGTGCCGGCCAGCGGTGCATTCCTGGATGCCGTCAAGCTGGGTCTCGGCTACGGCATGCTGCCGTCCCAGCAGATCGGCGGTTCGGAGGCGGCCGGAGAATTGGTCGACCTCGCGCCGGGCAAGACCACCGACGTGCCATTGTTCTGGCACGCGTGGCGCGTGCAGTCGCCGGCCCTCGAGCGCCTGGGCCAGGCCGTGGTGGCGGCGGCGCGCGCCGCCCTTCATCAGCCGTGA
- a CDS encoding type II asparaginase, with product MLTGVHAQTRPNVMILATGGTIAGTGASSTTTVGYTAATVGVQQLIAAVPELAKVANVKGEQVFQIASESMTNEHWLTLGKRVNTLLAQADVDGIVITHGTDTLEETAYFLDLVVKSRKPVVLVGAMRPSTALSADGPLNLYNAVLVAGSRDAAGKGVLVALNDQIHTARDVTKTNTSTPDSFRTPELGLVGYIQGGKAFFYRASTRKHTFDTEFDIANIAALPQVDIVYGYANMNTVALDAFVAAGAKGIIHAGVGDGSLAARVKPALIAARKKGTLIVRASRVGQGILARNGEANDDELDFIAADTLNPQKARILLMLALTKTSNTAEIQRMFYTY from the coding sequence ATGCTGACCGGCGTCCACGCACAGACGCGGCCGAACGTGATGATCCTGGCCACCGGCGGCACGATCGCCGGTACCGGTGCCAGCAGCACCACGACGGTCGGGTACACCGCGGCAACCGTCGGCGTGCAGCAATTGATCGCCGCCGTGCCGGAGCTGGCCAAAGTGGCCAATGTAAAGGGCGAGCAGGTCTTCCAGATCGCCAGCGAAAGCATGACGAACGAGCACTGGCTCACGCTGGGCAAGCGCGTCAACACCCTGCTGGCCCAGGCCGACGTCGACGGCATCGTCATCACGCATGGCACGGACACGCTGGAAGAGACCGCGTATTTCCTCGACCTGGTGGTGAAGAGCCGCAAACCGGTCGTGCTGGTCGGCGCGATGCGGCCCTCGACGGCGCTGTCGGCCGATGGCCCGCTGAACCTGTATAACGCCGTGCTGGTCGCGGGCAGCCGCGATGCCGCCGGCAAGGGCGTGCTGGTGGCTTTGAACGACCAGATCCATACGGCGCGCGACGTGACGAAGACCAATACGTCGACCCCCGACAGTTTCAGGACGCCGGAACTGGGCCTGGTTGGCTATATCCAGGGCGGCAAGGCGTTCTTTTACCGCGCCTCCACGCGCAAGCACACGTTCGACACCGAATTCGACATCGCCAATATTGCCGCCCTGCCCCAGGTCGATATCGTGTATGGCTATGCCAACATGAATACCGTGGCGCTGGACGCGTTCGTTGCCGCCGGCGCGAAAGGCATCATCCACGCCGGTGTCGGCGATGGCAGCCTGGCTGCACGTGTCAAGCCGGCATTGATTGCCGCGCGCAAGAAAGGCACCCTCATCGTGCGGGCCAGCCGCGTCGGCCAGGGCATCCTGGCGCGCAATGGCGAAGCCAATGATGACGAGCTCGACTTTATCGCCGCCGACACGCTCAATCCACAAAAGGCCCGCATCCTGCTGATGCTGGCGCTGACAAAGACCAGCAACACGGCCGAAATCCAGCGCATGTTCTATACGTATTGA
- the folP gene encoding dihydropteroate synthase, with protein MSQIPFGRHSLPANRALVMGILNVTPDSFSDGGKFAALDYALSHAEQMIRDGVDIIDVGGESTRPGAPLVPVEEELRRVLPVLYALRDCGTPVSLDTCKPTLMKEAVLAGVDMINDVNAFRAPGAIEAVRDSDCALCIMHMLDKPATMQDKPAYDDVVLEVMAFLRERIEALTGAGIDRSRLWVDPGFGFGKTVDHNYALLKAGRRMIDELGVPLLAGVSRKSMIGAVTGKPVEGRLAGSIGGALAAVAHGAGIVRVHDVAETVDALKVWHAAQ; from the coding sequence ATGTCCCAGATCCCCTTCGGCCGGCACAGCTTGCCGGCCAATCGCGCCCTTGTCATGGGCATCCTGAACGTCACCCCCGATTCGTTTTCCGATGGCGGCAAGTTCGCCGCGCTGGACTACGCGTTGTCCCATGCGGAGCAGATGATCCGCGATGGCGTCGATATCATCGACGTCGGCGGCGAATCCACGCGGCCCGGTGCGCCGCTGGTGCCGGTCGAGGAAGAATTGCGTCGCGTACTACCCGTGCTGTATGCATTGCGCGATTGCGGCACACCGGTCTCGCTGGATACCTGCAAGCCGACGCTGATGAAGGAAGCCGTGCTGGCCGGCGTCGACATGATCAACGACGTCAACGCCTTCCGCGCACCCGGTGCGATCGAGGCTGTGCGTGACAGCGACTGCGCGTTGTGTATTATGCATATGCTTGACAAACCTGCAACAATGCAGGATAAACCTGCCTATGACGATGTCGTGCTGGAAGTCATGGCGTTCCTGCGCGAACGGATCGAAGCGCTCACGGGCGCCGGGATTGACCGGAGTCGACTGTGGGTCGATCCCGGGTTTGGTTTCGGCAAGACCGTCGACCATAATTATGCTTTGCTCAAGGCCGGCAGGCGGATGATTGACGAGCTCGGCGTTCCGCTGCTGGCGGGCGTGTCGCGCAAGTCGATGATCGGTGCCGTGACCGGCAAGCCCGTCGAGGGGCGGCTGGCCGGCAGCATCGGCGGCGCGCTGGCCGCCGTTGCCCATGGCGCCGGCATCGTTCGCGTGCATGACGTCGCTGAAACGGTCGACGCTCTGAAGGTATGGCACGCGGCTCAATGA
- a CDS encoding LiaF transmembrane domain-containing protein, which yields MRTGRQHNPAAQVVVGLAVIAVGMLFLFDNLGWLDVDMSVQFWPVVLIIAGVLKIMGARSTNGSLIGGALLLSGAVLLLKGLGILAIGWNVLAPAAMIGVGLFVVARSIGHRRADTPSAMPLKGRGDDAVFATAILGAYKRRITSQQFAGGEITVIMGGCELDLREASLEGEAVVNLFALMGGITIQVPVDWTVQLEGAPLLGGIEESTLRPKDGSKRLVVRGYAIMGGVEIRN from the coding sequence ATGAGAACCGGGCGCCAACACAATCCGGCCGCGCAAGTCGTGGTCGGCCTCGCCGTCATCGCGGTGGGGATGCTTTTCCTGTTCGACAATCTCGGCTGGCTCGATGTCGACATGAGCGTACAGTTCTGGCCGGTGGTCCTCATCATCGCGGGCGTCCTGAAAATCATGGGTGCCCGCTCCACGAATGGCAGCCTCATCGGCGGCGCGCTGCTGTTGTCCGGCGCGGTGCTGCTGCTGAAGGGGCTCGGCATCCTGGCGATCGGGTGGAACGTGCTGGCACCGGCGGCGATGATCGGCGTGGGCCTGTTCGTGGTGGCCCGCTCGATCGGGCATCGCCGCGCGGACACGCCTTCCGCGATGCCGCTGAAAGGCCGCGGCGACGATGCCGTCTTCGCCACCGCCATCCTCGGCGCGTACAAGCGCCGCATCACGTCGCAGCAGTTTGCGGGTGGCGAGATCACCGTGATCATGGGCGGTTGCGAACTCGATCTGCGCGAAGCGTCGCTCGAGGGCGAGGCGGTCGTCAACCTTTTCGCACTCATGGGCGGCATCACGATCCAGGTGCCGGTGGACTGGACCGTGCAGCTGGAAGGCGCGCCACTCCTCGGCGGCATCGAGGAATCGACGCTGCGCCCGAAAGACGGTTCGAAGCGCCTGGTCGTGCGCGGGTACGCGATCATGGGCGGCGTGGAAATCCGCAACTGA
- a CDS encoding LiaF transmembrane domain-containing protein, with protein sequence MQSEEEKATIKLRRQVTWGLTLVAFGVAYLVNRDDHEAVLGLWTYWPLVLSAFGLGNMLPPVDGRRFVDGLSQVLFGAWFFATYEGWWGLTFRNSWPLLIIVAGAGMVLQPLATRYFDRNQGDKA encoded by the coding sequence ATGCAAAGCGAGGAAGAGAAGGCAACGATCAAGTTGCGCCGGCAAGTGACCTGGGGCCTGACGCTCGTGGCGTTCGGCGTGGCCTACCTGGTCAATCGCGACGACCATGAAGCCGTGCTGGGGCTGTGGACATACTGGCCGCTGGTGCTGAGCGCATTCGGCCTTGGCAACATGCTGCCCCCGGTCGATGGCCGGCGATTCGTCGACGGCCTGTCGCAGGTGCTGTTCGGCGCCTGGTTTTTCGCCACCTACGAAGGCTGGTGGGGGCTGACCTTCCGTAACAGCTGGCCATTGCTTATCATCGTGGCGGGCGCCGGCATGGTGCTGCAGCCGCTGGCGACACGCTACTTCGATCGCAACCAGGGAGACAAGGCATGA